DNA sequence from the Maribacter dokdonensis DSW-8 genome:
GGCACGTGGGACCTTGTTGGAAACAATATGCCTATATTCTTTATTCAAGATGCCATGAAGTTTCCCGATCTAATACATTCGGTTAAACCAGAGCCTAATAAAGAGATTCCACAAGCTGCATCTGCTCACGATACATTCTACGACTTTGTCTCACTGACTACAGAAACGTTGCACAATCATATTTGGGCAATGAGCGATAGAGCTATTCCTAGAAGCTTGCGAATGATGGAAGGGTTCGGTATTCATACTTTTAGATTGATCAATGATAAAGGGGAGGCGCATTTTGTAAAATTTCATTGGAAACCAATGTTAGGGGTGCATTCTGTAACATGGGAAGAAGCCGTAAAAATTAACGGTGCCGATCCAGATTTTCATAGAAGGGATTTATGGGATGCCATTGAAGCAGGGCAGTATCCAGAATGGGAATTAGGTCTACAAATTATTCCAGAAGCAGATGAGCATAAATATGACTTTGACCTTTTAGACCCCACTAAATTGATACCAGAGGAAATGGTACCGGTAAAAATTATTGGTAAAATGACCTTAAACAGAAATCCTGATAACTTTTTCGCAGAAACGGAGCAAGTAGCATTTTTACCCGGACACATAGTACCGGGAATCGATTTTACAAACGATCCATTATTACAGGGGCGATTATTCTCATATAGAGACACACAATTATCCCGATTAGGCAGCCCAAATTTTCATCAAATTCCCATTAACAGACCTGTAGCGGACACACATAACAATCAACGTGATGCCCACATGCAAATGGAAATTCCAAAAGGACAAACGGCTTATTTTCCAAATAGTTTAAGTGGTGGTTGTCCTTATCTATCCAAAATGGCAGAGGGAGCATTTCATTCTTACGAAGAACGAATTGATGCCAAAAAAATAAGAACACGTAGTGAAAGTTTTAGCGATCATTTTTCTCAACCAGCGCTATTTTATAGAAGCTTGGCAGATTGGGAAAAAGAACACGTTGCAGCTGCATATACTTTTGAATTGGGCAAATGTAACCATGAACATATTAAAGAACGTATGTTATGGTTGATAGCACAAATAGATACAGAACTTGCCAACAAGGTAGGGGAAGGACTGGGAATGGAAATTCCAAAAGAAATAGAGCAACCAATAAATCAAGCAATTGGTGCTGATGCCGATGTGAAAAAGCACCAACCAGGAAAAAAGAAAATCTATTTAGAAAAATCTAAAGCCCTTAGCATGGCGCACACCAAATTCGATAGCATTGCCACAAGACAAATTGCAATTTTAGCCGCAGATGGTTTTAGCATGAGCGATTATTCTCCAATTAAAGAAGCATTGGAAAAAGAAGGTGCTATGTTAAAAATTGTTGCTCCACATGGTGGTACCATAAAATGCGATAAAGGAAAGGAACATAAAGTAGATGCAGCAATTGCAACAACAGAAAGTGTTCTTTTCGATGCCATTTACATTCCAGGTGGTGAAAAGTCCGTTAGTACCATAATTGAAAATGGAAAATATATAAAATTCATAAATGAAACTTTCAAATACTGCAAGGCAATTGCAGCAGATAAGGAAGGTGAAAATGTATTAGATCATACGTTCGTAGCTAACTTTAAAGAAGATGGCGCCGTACATATCAACGATTCAACAGATAAGTTCATTAAAAGTATTGCCAAACATAGAAACTGGGATAGAAGGGAACATTCTGATAAAGTTCCGGTATAAATAAAAAAGCTCGGGGGCATTTTGCGCCGAGCTTTTAATCTAATTAATTAAAGCCCTTCAGGGCAAGCCCATGAGGCATTCAAAAGAAACAAACCTTTAAATTCAAGGCAAGCCTAGGGGTATTATACCCTTTGGCGATGCCAATAAATTCAAAAATTATGAAAACTAGAAATATTAAAAATTTTGCACTAATGACATTTGCGGTATTGGCATTTGCATCTTGTAACGATCAAAAGAAAAAAGATGCCGATAAAAAAGCCATGGAAGAAAAAGTAGCCATGGAGGAGGCTGAAATGAAAGCTGAAGAAACAAGAATGCAGGAAGAAGCCAAAAAGAAAGAAATGATGGCAACAAGTATTGCAGCGGTTGCCAGTAAAAATGAAGAGCTAAGCACATTGGTATCTGCGCTTAAAGCGGCAGATTTAGACCAAATGTTATCAGAACCTGGTAGCTATACCGTATTTGCCCCATCTAATAATGCATTTGAAAAGCTTCCTAAAAAAATGTCGATTGCAGAATTGGGTAAACCGGAGAACAAAGAAATGTTGACTCAAGTATTACAATACCACGTTGTTTCTGGTGTAATTACTAGCGACAAGCTTGTAGAGGCTATTAACGGAGCCAACGGAAAATATACCTTTACAACCGTTGGAGGTAAAGATTTGACCGCAAGCTTAAAGGGTGATAAAATCAACTTAAAGGATGAAAAAGGTAATAGAACAGAAATTGTTTTAGGTAATGTAGAAGCTTCCAATGGGGTAGTACACGTTATTAATGATGTGCTAATAATGAAGTAATCAGTATACACTTTCTATTAACAAAAAGGAGGACTTCGTTAGTCCTCCTTTTTATATTTTAAATAGAAATTTCTATTCTTCTCTTGATAGTACATCGCTAAGTTCTAACTCCTCATTCATAGTATTATCTACGGGTACAGAGTCTTTTACCGTATTAAATTTTTCAACACGTTCCATATCATCCTCTTCGCCAGAAAAGTAAGGAAACACGTCCATAATAGGTGATTCTGATATGGAAGGAACAGAATATTCACCCATAGTATCTTTCATAACACTAATGGTATTGTCATATGCTTCTTTTACATCATTGGCCTGAATTAAAAGGTACATATTGGTCTTGCGCTCTTTACCACTTTCTTCGTCAAAAGCAATTAATGATACTTTTGATTTGAACCATCTGTCCGAATTTTCAAAGGGATGAATTTCAGCAAAATTGGCAACCTTAATATTCGTAATCTTTATTTCTTCCGTATCGCTTAGGTAAGCGGACATTTCTTCCGTAATTC
Encoded proteins:
- a CDS encoding catalase codes for the protein MEKDNKETSKIKDLENFKKDMTGKPLTTNQGLKVNDTNNSLKSGERGSTLLEDFLLREKITNFDHERIPERIVHARGSAAHGYFELYESIEEYSKAGIFTDTKRKTPVFVRFSTVAGSKGSPDLARDVRGFAVKFYTPEGTWDLVGNNMPIFFIQDAMKFPDLIHSVKPEPNKEIPQAASAHDTFYDFVSLTTETLHNHIWAMSDRAIPRSLRMMEGFGIHTFRLINDKGEAHFVKFHWKPMLGVHSVTWEEAVKINGADPDFHRRDLWDAIEAGQYPEWELGLQIIPEADEHKYDFDLLDPTKLIPEEMVPVKIIGKMTLNRNPDNFFAETEQVAFLPGHIVPGIDFTNDPLLQGRLFSYRDTQLSRLGSPNFHQIPINRPVADTHNNQRDAHMQMEIPKGQTAYFPNSLSGGCPYLSKMAEGAFHSYEERIDAKKIRTRSESFSDHFSQPALFYRSLADWEKEHVAAAYTFELGKCNHEHIKERMLWLIAQIDTELANKVGEGLGMEIPKEIEQPINQAIGADADVKKHQPGKKKIYLEKSKALSMAHTKFDSIATRQIAILAADGFSMSDYSPIKEALEKEGAMLKIVAPHGGTIKCDKGKEHKVDAAIATTESVLFDAIYIPGGEKSVSTIIENGKYIKFINETFKYCKAIAADKEGENVLDHTFVANFKEDGAVHINDSTDKFIKSIAKHRNWDRREHSDKVPV
- a CDS encoding fasciclin domain-containing protein: MKTRNIKNFALMTFAVLAFASCNDQKKKDADKKAMEEKVAMEEAEMKAEETRMQEEAKKKEMMATSIAAVASKNEELSTLVSALKAADLDQMLSEPGSYTVFAPSNNAFEKLPKKMSIAELGKPENKEMLTQVLQYHVVSGVITSDKLVEAINGANGKYTFTTVGGKDLTASLKGDKINLKDEKGNRTEIVLGNVEASNGVVHVINDVLIMK
- a CDS encoding DUF4494 domain-containing protein, which translates into the protein MSATWYECKIKYRKLDDASGMLKVKTEPFLVDAISYTEAESRITEEMSAYLSDTEEIKITNIKVANFAEIHPFENSDRWFKSKVSLIAFDEESGKERKTNMYLLIQANDVKEAYDNTISVMKDTMGEYSVPSISESPIMDVFPYFSGEEDDMERVEKFNTVKDSVPVDNTMNEELELSDVLSREE